GTCCCGGGAACCGCCATGTGGCATACTACCGGTAGCCTCCGCGCAGGCTGCTGTGAGAACAGCAGCACTCCTGGGGGAAGGATTTACCTTCCCTCCGCAGTAGCACGCATCCACAATACGTGTTACCACGCCGCAGGACCCGCAACTCGACGCACTAAGGGTCTCCCGCCCCTCGTGCGCCTGCGACTCCAGGGCCCCTTTGAGGCAGGGGTTACCGTAGCTCTATTGTAATGCCCGAACTACAGGGCGGGGTCCCCTTTAAGGCAGGGGATACCGTTTATATCGCTCGACTCGCAGGGCGACAGAGATACTATCTTCTGCCACCCCGGGGTCGGCGGCCTCTTCTTGCACGACGCCTAGCTGGGTCCTCCTGTTCCCGCTCGCGTTCTGCGTCTTCCTTCTGCGACATGACGGTCTCACAAAATGTGGAGAACGCACGCCAGGCAGGTCTGCTGCTTACGATCGCTGCAATTACTGCAGGCAGCGTAAGGTCCTGCCCGATGACCGCGCAGAGAGCGCTGCGCTCATCGGCCCAGGCCGGGCACTCCGCCAGTGTGTGCTCCGCGGAGTCCACTGCAGCGCCACAGTGGTGGCACGCTTGCGTCTCTTCCCTCCCGATCCGACACAGATACTTCCCGAAGCATCCGTGCCCGGAAAGCATCTGTGACACACGGAAGGTGCACGACCCGTGCTCCCTATCTAGCCACTGTCGCAGAGCAGGGAGAATCGCGTCGATTGTGCGCCGGCCATAGGCTGATTCGTCGAGCCTTCTTGCCCATAATTCTATGGCATCGTCCACGTACCCGTCTCTCGCAGCCCCGATCTCTCTTGGTGCTGGACGCATGTCTGTCCGACGTGCTTCCTCCCGCCAGTGATACAGGGATGAGAGGACACCCGCATCTAAGTCCCACGGTAGGGATCCAGCAATCAGGCAGGCGGCTTCTGCGGAGATGGTGCAGTATGCCCGAATCACCCTTGAGGCCATCACTCTTTGCGCTCTGCGCAGATGGGTGATGTTCGACCTCGATAGGTTATCGGCCCACACAGGAGCACCGTACATGGCCATAGAACGCACGATGCCCATATAAAGCCGCCTGCAAGATGTTCTTGGCCCACCAAGGTTGGGCAAGAGCCTACTCAGTGCCGCACACGTGGCGACCAGTTTTATAGCCAGCCTTTCAAAATGGGCGGCAAAATTCCACCGGCTGTCCAGGACGAGTCCCAAATATTTCATCGTCGACTGGACAGCGATTCGTTCTCCGCCAACTACTATGCCTGATCCAGGCGGAGGAGCATTGCGGGCCCCGTGGAAGCACAGGGCCTCTGACTTGTGTAGAGCTACCTCCAGCCCCAGCATTCGGATGCGGCGCACCATCTGGGCGACACCAGCCGTTGCAAGAATGGCAGCATCCCTGAACGTGATGCCCCGAGCCGTAATTAGGGTGTCGTCTGCGTAGCAGGTGGTCTCGATACCTCTGAGGGTCGCGCCACGCAGCACCCAATCGTAGCCGATGTTCCATAGGAGCGGGCCAAGAACCGATCCCTGTGGGACGCCGCACGACATCGCCTTTCGGCCCCAAGCCTCCCGCCCAGGGTATGTTATAAACCTTTCGGAGAGGTAGGAGTCCACTATCTCTATTAGGTATTTGGGCATCCTGTGGTACCCAAATGCTTCCTTTATGCAGGGCCAGGGTAATGTGTTGAAGGCATTGGAAATGTCAAGTGACACCGCAATCATCACATCACCATCGCGCACTGCTTCGTCCGCCAAGGTCTTTACCCGCAGAATGGCATGGACAGTGGACCTACCCCTCCGGAAGCCGAACTGGTTTTCGTACAGGTTGGGTCCTTCTGACTCCAGATGTTCTGTAATGCGGTCGGCAATGATGCGCTCAAAGAGCTTACCGACCTCATCTAGCAGCACGATTGGGCGGTATGCTGAGGGTGAATCTGCAGGCCGTCCCTCCTTCTGTAGCAACACTAGCTTGCCAGTCCGCCACTGCAGTGGGAAACTCCCCTGCTCTAGGCATTGAGACAGAAAGCGGAGGAATCTTGGCCCAAGGTGCTCCCTGAGAGCCAGGTACACCACACGGCCAGGGATGCCGTCAAGCCCAGGGGCGGCTTTTCGCGTTCGGAGTCTATGAAGGGCTACACGAAGCTCCGCTTCCGTTACTGGAGGAACATGATTATCCTCCGCTGGTTCCAACACGGCCGCCATCGATGGTGGGGCATGTGGAGGCCTCGACGGAAAGAGGGCCGATGTCACCTGATCCACTAGCTGGGGCCGGAGACTTTGTGTCAACGGTGGAGCCCAGGGGCGAAGCTTTTTCCTCGCAGCCCTGTACGGTCGGCCCCAGGGATCCACGTCTAGAGCCTCCAGCATCTCATTCCGAGCAGCCTCCTTAGACCGCCGTATGGCGATTTTAATTGCCTTCTTGGTTGCCTTATAAGCGGTGAGTAGTGCAATTTCTTCAGCGTCTGGGGGCACATCGTTGCTGCGCCTGGTTCGTCTTCGGTGTCGGGTGTACTGGCGGCGGGCCGACATGCACGCGCGGCGTAGATCTGCGATTTCGGAAGACCACCAGTACATTTCCTTCTTGGGAGGAATTGGCCTGGCGCGAGGCATAGCCGCATCGCATATTTGCGACAGTTAGCTTCGTCATCTACATGCGGAAGGCTTTCCGGGCTTGATGCCCAAGCATGGACGATGGCCGTTTCCTCTAGTGCTTCTCGGTCCAGGCGGTGTAATACCCACCGGGGGCCGGCACCACATATATTGGTCCAGCGTGTGGTATCCAGTGTTGCGGAGACATCGTATCGGATATACCGATGGTCTGACAGAGTCTCCACATTCACTATAACCCTCCAGCCCTGGACACGGGACTCCAGTGCGGGACTCGCAAACGTGACATCCACAATGGAACCCCCATTGTGACGCACACAAGTCCATTCTGACCCCCGGTTGAGAACAGAAAGTCCCACCTGGACAAGCCAATCCTCCATAGGCTCAGCACGCTCATTGCGCACCGGGGATCCCCACGCCTCTGATTTCCCGTTCAGGTCTCCTGCCACAATGACTGGGTATGGTCGACCTTGCAGAACCAGTGATCCTAGCTCCGCGAGGAAATGCTCAAAGTCCGCCACATTCCTGTTGGGCGAGAAATAGCATCCAATGATCACTATTCCGCCCAACAGTGCCGCCACGCATCCCCTGCCCTTTGTTACCTTTTCAAAAGGAGGGGAGCCAACGGCACCCCGCGATACCAGGGCCACCGTTCCATCCCGGTCCGAGACCCAGTCTGGAGGCACATAGTATGGCTCGGACACCACCGCCAAGTGTATCAGCCACTGCGCCATGCTCTGGTACAGTAAGTCCTGAGCGCTTTCACAGTGGTTGATATTCGCCTGGAGAACTCTGAGGGCCATCTAGCTGGACATTGTTTCTTCCACCGCCGCTGCAGCTTCAGCATTAGCCGAGGCACTGGTAGGCAGCGGTTGTGTGGCCGCCAAGGTCTTCTTCCGCTGCTTCTTCGAGGGAGGAACGCAGGCTTTGCCACCCACCCTGTGGTTGGCCGGTTTACCAGCGGCACTGCATATGGAGCAGTGAGGGTCGGCAAGGCAGGTGCTGGCCTTGTGGCCAGGCTGCCCACAGCGGTAGCAAGTGTTACTGCGGTCCACCTCCGACTTGCAACAGACGCCAACGTGTCCTGCCTCAAGGCAACGGTAGCATCGCATTGTCTTCGGTGGCTGCAGTTTTACCGAGGCTGACGTCCAACCAATCCTGAGGTGTTTAGCCTTGTTGATTTTTTGAGCAGCAGCGACGGGACAGCTAGCCAACACACTGCCCGTGGTGGAAGGTCCCATACGTAATTCTCCTACTTTTATTTGCTCTCTAGGGCATCCTCCGACAAGGGCAATTGCCTCAACCACCTCTTCCGAGGTTGAAGAGTCATCCAGACCGTATATGCGTAGACTCGCACACTTTGTGGGCCTAGACACTTTCACAGTCTCGGATCCTATAACTTTCTCAATCTCTGCTGCTAGAGCGTCGGCAGCGGGCTTGCTTGCTATTCCCGGAATTTCAAGGATGCGGGCACCCGTGGCTGCATTCCTAATCCGCATCCCTGAAACTCCTAGGCTAGAGAGGTCGATCTTGGACTTCGCCTCAGTCAAGACTTTGGCGTAAGTCATTCCTCTGCCCGCCGCTTCCGGCTGTAAAGTTATCACCACTGCCTGGGATCGTGGAGGCCTTATTTTCGTCTTGGGGGGTTCCCTAGTAGGCGCTTTAGTGGACACTGGCGCTTGTTTCTTGGCACCACGTTTGACAACCGTGGTCCAGGTCTCCCCGTTCCTATTAGGACCAACAGGTTGTGAGGGTGACACTTGGTCCACTGGTGCTGCCACATTTGGTGCGGGCCCACTAGGTTTTTtgcttctttttctttttttgctCTTCTTTTTCTCCTGGCTAGGTCCGGGTTGTTGTTCAGCCACTATTTCTCCTGAGGGTGTCTGGATCTGCTTATTTGCAGTCTCCGCATTCTTTTTGTCCGCAGCTAAAGGTGGACGGATCGGAGGAGCGGGTGGCAGACGCGACTCTAGTGAGGAGAGCTTGGCATCCACCATGTTCCCCACTTCCAGCATTATAGCACGCGCAAACTCGGCGAACTCCGGTCTCACCTGCTCCGCCGGCGGTCCTGCCCGGCTGGATTTGCTTGGTTGTACCGTGCGTGCCGGTGAAACCCGACGTGCCTCCTCTATTTGCCTAGGGCCTACCAAGGGAGCAGGGGAGGGGGATCGGCGTCCATTCGCTGCTTCGAAGCCGGAGCGAAGAGTCTGGAACTCCCTTCGCAGGTCCGCTTGTTCCGCTCTGAGTGCCTCGTTCTCCCTTCTCAGGCGCTCGACCTCGGACTGCAGGCGATTATTATCAGCCTGCAGTTTAGCCACCTCTTCGTTTGTAGTCCGAACACTAAGAGTTTTCACAGCCGTGGAAATTGCCTCGACGGAATCTTTTATCGCCCGCACAAAGGTGCCCTTTAGGTTTCGGGACTTTTTCCCCAAGTCCATGATAACGTCCAAGTTATTGGCAATAACTGTCTGCAAGTCAGCAGACAGCCTATTATCTCCATCCCCAAGTGTTTGGGAGATGACCTGATCCAACCGGGAAGACGACTCTCTGGCTTTCAGAGAATGGTTTGCAACCTCTTCTTCCAAGCGGAGCCGTAATTCTTTCTCCTTGGCTGCCGCGAGTTCAGCTTTGGCCTTTGCTAAGCCAACATATTGGCCAGTGGTAGGCGGCCTGCCTCGGCCCCTTTTGGGTGTGCCAATCTTGTTAGGCGCACCGCTCGGGCTTC
The DNA window shown above is from Plutella xylostella chromosome 30, ilPluXylo3.1, whole genome shotgun sequence and carries:
- the LOC125491046 gene encoding uncharacterized protein LOC125491046, whose product is MQQSNKDEDEVVDSRRRSLSRLSFEVEEGEESSRSSSYEHCAKAHTLGTKAGGKPAEQTGLRPGSTTPESVQGSGQGARAKKGGKRDGVSEGSIRSGRGRSLESPAHVSEASVVMLESAESTDSAESTADEERAGPSGKYWQSRSQKRKRSAVFDSGSGSGGSPSGAPNKIGTPKRGRGRPPTTGQYVGLAKAKAELAAAKEKELRLRLEEEVANHSLKARESSSRLDQVISQTLGDGDNRLSADLQTVIANNLDVIMDLGKKSRNLKGTFVRAIKDSVEAISTAVKTLSVRTTNEEVAKLQADNNRLQSEVERLRRENEALRAEQADLRREFQTLRSGFEAANGRRSPSPAPLVGPRQIEEARRVSPARTVQPSKSSRAGPPAEQVRPEFAEFARAIMLEVGNMVDAKLSSLESRLPPAPPIRPPLAADKKNAETANKQIQTPSGEIVAEQQPGPSQEKKKSKKRKRSKKPSGPAPNVAAPVDQVSPSQPVGPNRNGETWTTVVKRGAKKQAPVSTKAPTREPPKTKIRPPRSQAVVITLQPEAAGRGMTYAKVLTEAKSKIDLSSLGVSGMRIRNAATGARILEIPGIASKPAADALAAEIEKVIGSETVKVSRPTKCASLRIYGLDDSSTSEEVVEAIALVGGCPREQIKVGELRMGPSTTGSVLASCPVAAAQKINKAKHLRIGWTSASVKLQPPKTMRCYRCLEAGHVGVCCKSEVDRSNTCYRCGQPGHKASTCLADPHCSICSAAGKPANHRVGGKACVPPSKKQRKKTLAATQPLPTSASANAEAAAAVEETMSS